From the genome of Flammeovirgaceae bacterium:
AGGAAATCAACAAGGCCATCTCAAGCATAATGGCCATTACCAAAAAACACCTCATGCAGGTCATTCAAGAAGGCCAAAAGCAAAAACTATTCACCCGTGAATTGCCCGCAGACGACCAGGTGCACATTATCATGGGGAGTTTCAGGCTACACATGCTGCAGTGGCGCATGTCGGGCTATGCGTTTGACCTGAAGGTGAAGGGAAACAAGCTTATGAACAACCTTTTTGCCCTGCTGGCCCCAAATTGACACTTAAAGACAATTATAAAACAATGAAAACAGTAAAGTTTGCCTCGGTAGTCCTAATTGCTTTTTCCCTGGTAACGCTTTTTATGAGCACTTCCGTCCTGTTTGACCTGTTTGGCATCCGGGAGCGGGAAGGCAACTACGTGCCCTTTATTGTGGCCACTAATTTCTTGGCAGGCGTTTTTTACCTGGTAGGCGCATACGGCCTGTACACCGCCAAGGCATGGACTGCCCGGCTGCTCACGATTATTACCGTGGTGCTGGTGGGCAGCTTCCTGGGGCTGTTGCTTCACATCAATTCGGGTGGGGCCTATGAGGCACAGACGGTAAAGGCCATGGTTTTCAGGATAAGCCTGACGGCAATATTCGCGGTTTTGGCCTGGCGGTACATTTCAAAAAAAAATAAATAAAACAACATCAAACTAAAAAACAATGACTATGAAAAAACCCACCTTACTCCTCGCGGCCGCCATGCTGGCCCTTTTTTCCGGTTGCTCGCCAGGCGAACACAAAGATGGCCATCACAATGAAGAAGGGGAACATGTTGGCACCCCCGCTTTAGTACAATTGGACAACGGAAAAAAATGGTTGGCCAATATTGAAACCACGCAAGGCATGCAAAGCATGGCACAAATGGTGGACACGGCATTGGCCAACCCTGATGCCACGGCCGCCTCAATCAAGGAAAACCTTCTTTCTGGGTTTACCGAAATACTGGACAAATGCACCATGACGGGCGAACCTCACGAACAGTTGCACCACTACCTGGTTCCTCTCAAGGAAGATATAGAGCGGCTGGGCGAGGGCAACAAGGAAGAGGTGCTGGCCGATATAAAGGCCTATCTCGACACATACAAAAACTATTTTGAATAAAAACCCGGTCGAACGCCTTTCACCATGAAGCACAGCGAATCAAGCATCCACCAAAAAGGGACTTCGTTATTAGGCCGGTACCAGGACTACCTCGGTGAATTTGTTTATGGGGGGATTGACGGCAGCGTGACCACCTTTGCCGTGGTGACCGGTGCGGTGGGGGCCGGCATGGACAGCTCCGTGATACTTATCCTGGGTTTTGCCAACCTCTTTGCTGACGGGTTTGCCATGTCGGTAGGCGCATATATGTCTTCCAAGAGCGAAAAGCAAAACTATGAAAAACACAAGAGCCTTGAATACTGGGAAGTGGAGCACCTGCCGGAATTGGAGCGGGAAGAAATCGAGGATATCTATCGCAAGAAAGGATTTGAAGGGCCCTTGCTGGGCCAGGTAGTGGAGGTGATCACCCGGGACAAAGACCGGTGGGTAAACGAAATGATGAAGGACGAACTGAACCTGATCGAAGACACAAAGTCGCCATTCCAAACCGGGCTGGTCACGTTCCTGTCCTTCGTTTCCATTGGCCTTATCCCACTGGGCGTTTACGTTTTTGACTTCCTGTCCCCATCGGTGCAAAATTTATTTGCATGGTCGAGCGGGCTAACGGCAGTGGGCTTTATACTGATCGGGTACCTCAAATCGATCGTGACCCAATCCGGGATACTCAAAGGCATAGGCGAGACCCTGCTGCTGGGGGGGCTGGCCGCCTTTGTGGCCTATTTTGTGGGGGATTTTTTGGGGAAGGTCATTTATTAGGCTTTGATCTTTAAATAAATTTTAAAACAAACAAATGGAACCATGAACCTAAAAGAATTACATACCACCGATAGCCCCCTGCAAACCACAAAAATATTCACCCCTACAGAAGGGGTCAATGCCATTAATATGGGCAGCGGCACCCAATTGAAGGAACATCAATCAAAGGTTGCTGCCTTGCTGGTGTGTGTCACCGGGGAGATTGTTTATGAAAAGGAAGGAGGGGCAAAAGAAAAGCTCCTGCCAGGGGATTTTGTGAAAATAATGCCGGAGGCCAGGCATGGACTAATGGCCGAAACCGACAGTACAGCGTTGCTCATAAAGTAAAAAAATTTATATAAAATGTTAGTGAATATTCACTTCCAATTCAAAAAAACGGCCACCCTCCTGGCCATCACCATCGGCCTTTTGACTGGCACCAAAGCCGGTGCACAAGTATGGCCTTTAAGCCAATGTATTGACTCGGCACAACAATTAAACAAGCAACTGCGCATTGCAAATAACAATGTGGGGATCAGCCGTCAAAAAGTACAGGAGGCAAAATCCAACCTCGTTCCCCAGTTAACAGTTAATGCAGATTACAGGTATTTTATTGACCTCCCTTACCAGTTCATGCCACAATCGGCTTTTGGTGGCCCTGAGGGCCAATTCAAACAAGTCCAGTTTGGTGTGCCCCATGTAATCAATGCCAACATACAGCTTTCCATGCCATTGTATAGCCCCCAACTGGCCTCGGCCATCAAAACCACCAAAATAGCTTCAGGCATTGCAGGGCTACAATACGAGAAAACCGAAGAACAAATCATTTATGAGGTAACGAACCTTTATTACAATGCCCAAATATTATACCACCGGGTAGCCTTCATAGACAGTAACCTGTTGA
Proteins encoded in this window:
- a CDS encoding VIT1/CCC1 transporter family protein; this encodes MKHSESSIHQKGTSLLGRYQDYLGEFVYGGIDGSVTTFAVVTGAVGAGMDSSVILILGFANLFADGFAMSVGAYMSSKSEKQNYEKHKSLEYWEVEHLPELEREEIEDIYRKKGFEGPLLGQVVEVITRDKDRWVNEMMKDELNLIEDTKSPFQTGLVTFLSFVSIGLIPLGVYVFDFLSPSVQNLFAWSSGLTAVGFILIGYLKSIVTQSGILKGIGETLLLGGLAAFVAYFVGDFLGKVIY